One part of the Luteibacter yeojuensis genome encodes these proteins:
- the murG gene encoding undecaprenyldiphospho-muramoylpentapeptide beta-N-acetylglucosaminyltransferase, with product MSAPVLIMAGGTGGHIFPGLAVADELRSRGVPVAWLGAEGGMETRVVPAHGLDLHTVAVGGLRGKGMKTRLLAPLMLVRALFASLKLLRRLRPRCVLSMGGYVAGPAGVAARLAGIPLVVHEQNAVAGFTNRKLASFAKRVLTGFPNVLPNAEWVGNPVRARIAALAPPAERFAARSGRRRLLVLGGSLGARTLNLAVPRALSRMAASGATMPEVVHQTGERGLQEALDAYTEAAVAASVVPFIEDMAGAYEWADVVVCRAGALTVAELCAAGLEALLVPFPHAVDDHQTANARAMVDAGGARIVADAMLAKNDSPELLAKMLDDLLSDRVRILSAANASRTLAKPDAAATIARHCMEVSA from the coding sequence GCGTTCGCGCGGCGTGCCGGTCGCCTGGCTCGGTGCCGAGGGCGGCATGGAGACGCGCGTCGTGCCGGCGCATGGGCTGGATCTTCACACCGTGGCCGTCGGCGGCCTGCGCGGCAAAGGCATGAAGACACGCCTGCTGGCGCCGCTGATGCTCGTCCGCGCGCTGTTCGCGTCGCTGAAGCTGCTGCGCCGCCTGCGGCCGCGCTGCGTGCTCTCGATGGGCGGCTACGTGGCCGGTCCGGCCGGTGTCGCCGCGCGTCTCGCCGGCATTCCCCTCGTGGTGCACGAACAGAACGCGGTCGCCGGCTTCACCAACCGCAAGCTCGCCTCGTTCGCGAAGAGGGTACTCACCGGCTTCCCGAACGTGCTGCCGAACGCCGAGTGGGTGGGCAATCCCGTGCGTGCGAGGATCGCCGCGCTGGCGCCCCCGGCGGAGCGCTTCGCGGCGCGCAGCGGTCGTCGACGCCTGTTGGTGCTTGGCGGCAGCCTCGGCGCGCGCACCCTCAATCTCGCCGTGCCGCGTGCCCTTTCGCGTATGGCCGCTTCCGGCGCGACGATGCCCGAGGTGGTCCACCAGACCGGCGAGCGCGGCCTGCAGGAGGCGCTCGATGCTTACACGGAAGCCGCGGTGGCGGCGAGCGTCGTGCCCTTCATCGAGGACATGGCCGGCGCTTACGAATGGGCCGATGTGGTGGTCTGCCGCGCCGGTGCGCTGACGGTGGCGGAACTCTGCGCCGCCGGCCTCGAGGCCTTGCTGGTGCCGTTCCCGCACGCGGTGGACGATCACCAGACGGCGAACGCCCGCGCCATGGTCGACGCCGGGGGTGCGCGCATCGTCGCCGACGCCATGCTGGCGAAAAACGATTCCCCGGAGCTGCTCGCGAAGATGCTCGACGACCTGTTGAGCGACCGCGTGCGTATCCTTTCCGCGGCCAACGCGTCCCGTACATTGGCCAAGCCCGACGCCGCAGCAACGATTGCCCGTCATTGCATGGAGGTTTCCGCATGA
- the murC gene encoding UDP-N-acetylmuramate--L-alanine ligase, with the protein MTPGRLRAHEDFMTSFRRVHFIGVGGVGMSGIAEVLCNLGYSVSGSDRAPSQTTERLAQLGVEVHIGHEASNVDGADVIVTSSAICADNPELTAARAARIPVVPRAEMLGELMRFRRGIAIAGTHGKTTTTSLVASVLAEADYDPTFVIGGQLNAAGANARLGTGQYLVAEADESDGSFLMLSPVIAVVTNIDADHLENYHGDFALVKKAFSDFLHRLPFYGMAVLCIDDEETAKLAQDTSRRMLTYGIDNAAADVTATNVRQVGFEMHFDLRLPGMGGTLPVTLNLPGRHNVQNALAAAAVGWQLGVDAEAIAHALAGFQGVGRRFHRRGEIALDTGSALLVDDYGHHPRELAAVFAAARGGWPDRRLVVAFQPHRYSRTRDLLDDFANVLAEVDVLVLTEVYPAGEAPIAGADGKALARAIRARGKTDPVLVDHPRDLRDTLPALARDGDLILLLGAGDIGAAAIELASAGNLRTQK; encoded by the coding sequence ATGACGCCCGGTCGTTTGCGTGCCCACGAAGATTTCATGACCTCGTTCCGCCGCGTCCACTTCATCGGCGTGGGCGGCGTCGGCATGAGCGGTATCGCCGAGGTGCTGTGCAATCTTGGCTATAGCGTGTCCGGCTCCGACCGTGCGCCGTCGCAGACGACCGAGCGCCTCGCGCAGCTGGGCGTCGAAGTGCATATCGGCCACGAAGCGTCCAATGTGGACGGCGCCGACGTGATCGTCACCTCCAGCGCCATCTGCGCCGACAACCCGGAGCTGACCGCCGCGCGTGCCGCGCGCATCCCCGTCGTCCCGCGTGCGGAGATGCTGGGCGAACTGATGCGTTTCCGCCGCGGTATCGCCATCGCCGGCACGCACGGCAAGACGACTACCACGAGCCTCGTTGCCAGCGTGCTCGCGGAGGCCGATTACGATCCCACCTTCGTCATCGGCGGTCAGCTGAATGCCGCCGGCGCGAACGCGCGCCTCGGCACGGGCCAGTACCTCGTCGCCGAAGCCGACGAGTCGGACGGTTCGTTCCTGATGCTCTCCCCGGTGATCGCCGTGGTGACGAATATCGACGCCGACCACCTGGAGAACTACCACGGCGACTTCGCCCTGGTGAAGAAGGCCTTCAGCGACTTCCTGCACCGCCTGCCGTTCTACGGCATGGCCGTGCTGTGCATCGACGACGAAGAGACGGCGAAGCTGGCGCAGGACACGTCGCGCCGCATGCTCACCTACGGCATCGACAACGCGGCCGCCGACGTCACGGCGACGAACGTGCGCCAGGTCGGCTTCGAGATGCACTTCGACCTGCGCCTTCCGGGCATGGGCGGCACGTTGCCGGTGACGCTGAACCTTCCGGGCCGGCACAATGTGCAGAACGCACTTGCCGCCGCGGCGGTGGGCTGGCAGCTCGGCGTCGACGCCGAGGCCATCGCGCACGCGCTGGCCGGATTCCAGGGCGTGGGCCGCCGCTTTCATCGTCGTGGCGAGATCGCCCTCGACACCGGCAGCGCGTTGCTCGTCGACGATTACGGCCACCATCCGCGCGAACTGGCCGCCGTGTTCGCCGCCGCGCGCGGCGGCTGGCCGGATCGCCGCCTCGTCGTGGCCTTCCAGCCGCATCGTTACAGCCGCACGCGCGACCTCCTCGACGACTTCGCGAACGTTCTCGCCGAAGTGGACGTGCTGGTGCTCACCGAGGTCTACCCGGCCGGCGAAGCGCCGATCGCCGGCGCCGACGGCAAGGCCCTGGCGCGCGCCATCCGGGCACGCGGCAAGACGGACCCGGTGCTGGTCGACCACCCGCGCGACCTGCGCGACACGCTGCCCGCGCTGGCGCGCGACGGCGACCTGATCCTGCTGCTCGGTGCCGGCGACATCGGCGCGGCGGCCATCGAGCTGGCGAGCGCCGGCAACCTGAGGACTCAAAAGTGA